Proteins encoded in a region of the Elusimicrobiota bacterium genome:
- a CDS encoding Mut7-C RNAse domain-containing protein: MKFIVDRMLGRLAKWLRLLGYDTVYYTGSSDKELVFESIRQQRILLTRDTGISKKKPIKIIVIKSGNYFEQIEQLKSELNLKIDKPEIFTRCIECNTPLDKIEKDKVKDKVPLFIFQTHNDFFYCLNCKKIYWQGSHIKLAQELIKKWQ, encoded by the coding sequence ATGAAATTTATTGTTGATAGAATGCTTGGACGTTTGGCAAAATGGCTTCGGCTTTTGGGGTATGATACTGTTTATTATACAGGCAGCTCGGATAAAGAACTTGTTTTTGAAAGTATAAGGCAGCAACGAATTCTTTTAACAAGAGATACTGGTATTTCAAAAAAAAAACCAATAAAAATTATAGTTATAAAAAGTGGGAATTATTTTGAGCAGATTGAACAACTGAAGTCCGAATTAAATTTGAAAATTGATAAACCTGAGATTTTTACACGATGTATTGAATGTAATACACCTCTTGATAAAATTGAGAAAGATAAAGTTAAAGATAAGGTTCCGTTATTTATTTTTCAAACACATAATGATTTTTTTTACTGCCTTAATTGCAAAAAAATTTACTGGCAGGGTTCGCATATAAAACTTGCACAGGAGTTAATCAAAAAATGGCAATAA
- a CDS encoding metalloregulator ArsR/SmtB family transcription factor — MPLLVKIFKAVANEKRIKILELLHKKKKVCLPEIKRMLRVSKPTACRHLKVLEHVNIISSLRQKRKIYFILNPKRVLRFNRKILKMIKQQRKR, encoded by the coding sequence ATGCCACTTTTAGTGAAAATTTTTAAAGCTGTAGCGAACGAAAAAAGGATTAAAATTTTAGAACTTCTACACAAGAAGAAAAAAGTATGTTTGCCTGAAATTAAACGTATGCTTAGGGTTTCAAAACCAACGGCATGTCGTCATTTAAAAGTATTAGAACATGTAAACATAATTAGTTCCTTACGACAGAAAAGAAAAATTTATTTTATCTTAAATCCTAAACGTGTCTTGCGGTTCAATAGAAAAATCTTAAAAATGATTAAGCAGCAGAGAAAAAGATAA
- a CDS encoding M20/M25/M40 family metallo-hydrolase, whose amino-acid sequence MNNVYAEVKQVEQNLKKHVIHLAKDIGERNYVQYKNLETAADYIFAEFKKYGYEPYNQFYTIEKGDLVKRKRYRNVIAEKKGNSEIIVIGAHYDSVLGSPGADDNASAVAGLLEIARLLKNINTKRTIQFVAFTNEEPPFFYTENMGSRVFAREARKNNEKIVAMITLEMIGYYTDKKQKYPLFLGLFYPDKGNYIGIVSDIFSYRIAIKIKRYFKQHSAFPVQMLIAPRTFSAINLSDNSSFWIYGYKAVMITDTAYFRNPNYHSEYDLPETLNYKSMAEVVDGLSKAVLELVNE is encoded by the coding sequence ATGAACAATGTCTATGCAGAAGTTAAACAGGTAGAACAGAATCTTAAAAAACATGTAATACATCTTGCTAAAGATATTGGAGAACGAAATTATGTTCAATATAAAAATCTTGAGACAGCAGCGGACTATATTTTTGCTGAGTTCAAAAAATATGGGTATGAACCATATAACCAGTTTTATACTATAGAAAAAGGCGATTTAGTAAAACGGAAAAGATATAGAAATGTTATTGCTGAGAAAAAAGGAAATAGTGAGATTATCGTTATCGGTGCACATTACGATTCTGTTCTGGGCTCTCCAGGCGCTGATGATAACGCCTCAGCAGTAGCAGGATTGCTTGAGATTGCAAGATTGCTAAAAAATATCAATACAAAACGAACAATACAATTTGTTGCATTCACAAATGAAGAGCCACCGTTTTTTTATACAGAGAATATGGGCTCAAGAGTTTTTGCACGTGAAGCAAGAAAGAATAATGAAAAAATTGTAGCGATGATTACACTTGAGATGATAGGATATTATACAGACAAGAAACAGAAATATCCGTTATTTTTAGGGCTTTTCTACCCAGATAAAGGGAATTATATCGGCATTGTAAGTGATATATTTTCGTATAGGATTGCAATAAAAATAAAAAGGTATTTCAAACAACATTCTGCTTTCCCTGTTCAGATGCTTATCGCACCACGAACTTTTTCAGCAATAAATTTATCTGATAACTCATCTTTCTGGATATACGGCTATAAAGCAGTGATGATTACAGATACCGCATATTTCAGAAACCCGAATTATCATAGTGAATATGATTTACCTGAAACACTTAATTACAAAAGTATGGCTGAAGTCGTTGATGGTTTATCTAAAGCGGTTCTGGAGTTAGTTAATGAATAG
- a CDS encoding DUF362 domain-containing protein — protein sequence MSNVYFSKIISQDKIKKLLEKVGFSSFISKNDLVAIKIHFGEKGNQGYIKPEFVKPIVEMVKLLGGKPFLTDANTIYKGARADAVSHFNTAIEHGFGSCDCPIIIADGLRGNSYVDVAVNLKHFQKVKIATDIYYADKIVFLTHFKGHEISGFGGALKNIGMGCGSRQGKYEMHNSIKPNIKIENCIGCGTCIKWCPSGALKLVNKKIIMNKEVCIGCGECILSCEQHTIKIPWNESTKNAQEKIVEYALGVLKNKKAIYINFLNYITKFCDCYETKENPLIDDIGILSSDNPVAIDMASVELVNKKFGADFFKHIFPDIDWSVQLEYAEKLGLGMRKYELTQL from the coding sequence ATGAGTAATGTGTATTTTTCAAAAATTATTTCGCAGGATAAAATAAAGAAACTTTTAGAAAAAGTTGGATTTTCAAGTTTTATTTCTAAAAACGACCTTGTCGCAATAAAAATCCATTTCGGTGAAAAAGGGAACCAAGGATATATAAAACCTGAATTTGTAAAACCAATAGTTGAAATGGTAAAACTGCTCGGTGGAAAACCGTTTTTAACAGACGCTAATACGATTTACAAGGGAGCAAGAGCAGATGCAGTCAGCCATTTTAATACAGCAATTGAACATGGGTTCGGTAGTTGTGACTGCCCAATAATAATCGCAGATGGGTTGCGTGGAAATTCTTATGTAGATGTCGCTGTTAATCTTAAACATTTTCAAAAAGTAAAAATTGCAACGGATATTTACTACGCCGATAAAATTGTTTTTCTCACGCATTTCAAAGGACACGAAATTTCTGGGTTTGGTGGAGCATTAAAAAATATCGGTATGGGTTGCGGTTCCCGACAAGGCAAATATGAGATGCATAATTCAATAAAACCAAATATAAAAATTGAAAATTGTATTGGGTGTGGAACTTGTATAAAATGGTGCCCATCAGGTGCATTGAAACTTGTAAATAAAAAAATTATAATGAACAAAGAAGTTTGTATTGGTTGTGGAGAGTGCATCTTATCCTGTGAACAGCATACTATAAAAATACCATGGAATGAATCTACAAAAAATGCACAGGAAAAAATTGTGGAATATGCTTTAGGTGTCTTAAAAAATAAAAAAGCGATTTACATAAATTTCCTGAACTACATTACAAAATTCTGCGATTGCTATGAGACAAAAGAAAACCCATTGATTGACGATATAGGAATTTTATCTTCCGACAACCCCGTCGCTATTGATATGGCATCAGTTGAACTGGTTAATAAAAAATTTGGGGCTGATTTTTTCAAACATATATTCCCAGATATTGATTGGTCGGTACAATTGGAATATGCCGAAAAACTTGGTCTTGGAATGAGAAAATACGAACTTACACAACTATAA
- a CDS encoding MFS transporter has protein sequence MDNYKLNQHPVKRSLRYSFIDGCFFSVMFGFGDTYLNPYIIALKATPQEVGLLTSLPGFASSILQYKTPDITKLWGRKRTMVTSVFLHALMWLPILLIPFIFQTKLALWLVGFVTLYTMFTGLGGPAWASIMTQYIPNQSRGKYFSFRNKWLGSITLISSFIAGIILWLMNKKSIYGFTIIFSIAFLCRFISWYFITKYYEPKIHTPKEAEFGLKDFLIRFKESNFVKFVLYVAFTSFAVYLAAPFFAVYMLRELKFDYLSFVVINTTLTITMLLTLSTWGNHADKVGNMSVIRLAGFMLPFLPVLWLFSTSKIYLVCINALAGFAWAGFNLAVSNFIFDAVSPEKRVRCISYFNLINGTGVCLGALIGGFVIPHLPQTFGSKILTVFVISGILRFVAQITLLPKVKEVRKTVSVKSKDLFFSVLGIKPIIGIPQDTIRIE, from the coding sequence ATGGACAACTATAAATTAAACCAGCATCCTGTAAAACGAAGTTTAAGATATTCATTCATAGATGGTTGTTTTTTCTCTGTAATGTTTGGGTTTGGTGATACATATTTGAATCCTTATATCATCGCATTAAAAGCAACACCACAAGAAGTTGGTCTACTCACATCATTACCGGGGTTCGCTTCAAGCATTCTTCAATACAAGACACCAGATATCACAAAACTTTGGGGTAGAAAAAGAACAATGGTGACATCTGTGTTTCTTCATGCATTGATGTGGCTACCGATACTTTTAATACCATTTATATTTCAAACAAAACTTGCATTATGGTTAGTCGGTTTCGTTACGCTTTATACTATGTTTACAGGTTTAGGTGGACCGGCATGGGCAAGTATAATGACACAATATATTCCTAATCAATCAAGGGGGAAATATTTTAGTTTCAGAAACAAATGGCTTGGTAGTATTACGCTAATTTCAAGTTTTATTGCTGGTATAATTCTATGGCTGATGAATAAAAAAAGTATTTATGGCTTCACAATAATTTTTTCAATAGCGTTTCTGTGCAGGTTCATAAGTTGGTATTTTATTACAAAATATTACGAGCCCAAGATACATACTCCAAAAGAGGCAGAATTTGGATTAAAAGATTTTTTGATACGATTCAAAGAAAGCAATTTTGTTAAGTTTGTGTTATATGTTGCATTCACTTCTTTTGCTGTTTATTTAGCTGCACCGTTTTTTGCTGTATATATGTTGAGAGAACTGAAATTTGATTACTTATCGTTTGTAGTTATAAATACAACTTTGACAATCACTATGTTACTTACACTATCAACCTGGGGAAATCATGCTGATAAAGTTGGCAATATGTCGGTAATACGACTTGCTGGCTTTATGTTACCATTTTTACCTGTGTTATGGCTTTTTTCTACATCAAAAATATATCTTGTTTGTATAAATGCATTGGCAGGTTTCGCATGGGCTGGGTTCAATCTCGCTGTCTCTAATTTCATTTTTGATGCTGTATCTCCAGAAAAACGTGTTCGGTGTATATCGTATTTTAACCTGATAAACGGTACAGGAGTATGTCTTGGTGCGTTAATAGGCGGGTTTGTAATACCTCATCTACCTCAAACTTTTGGAAGTAAGATTCTAACAGTATTTGTAATTTCTGGTATTTTAAGATTTGTTGCTCAAATAACTTTACTGCCTAAAGTAAAAGAAGTGCGGAAAACAGTATCTGTAAAAAGTAAGGACCTCTTTTTCAGTGTGCTTGGCATAAAACCAATTATCGGTATCCCACAAGATACTATAAGAATTGAATAG
- a CDS encoding regulatory protein RecX gives MAIKEKSTNYQKAQKYAFWLLARRNHSEKEIREKIGRNYDENVVEKVIEKLKILKLINDEKFAKEWTEYRLRNNKSKNFILRELNRKGITHEMAATILNSFSIDETEVAYKIIRNKLPRYKKLEPLKAKNKIYQFLTRKGFDYDTIEQVVNRLGKENSDETD, from the coding sequence ATGGCAATAAAAGAAAAATCAACAAATTATCAAAAAGCACAAAAATATGCTTTCTGGCTGTTAGCCAGACGAAATCATTCTGAAAAGGAAATACGAGAAAAAATCGGAAGAAATTATGACGAAAACGTTGTTGAAAAAGTAATAGAAAAACTAAAAATTCTGAAACTGATAAATGATGAAAAATTTGCAAAAGAATGGACTGAATATCGTTTAAGAAATAATAAGAGTAAAAATTTTATACTGCGGGAACTTAACAGAAAAGGTATAACACATGAAATGGCTGCTACTATATTAAACTCGTTTTCAATAGATGAAACGGAAGTAGCATACAAGATAATAAGAAATAAACTTCCAAGATATAAAAAACTTGAACCGCTGAAAGCAAAAAATAAAATATACCAATTTCTTACAAGGAAAGGATTTGATTACGATACCATTGAACAGGTTGTAAATAGATTAGGAAAGGAGAATTCAGATGAGACCGATTAA
- a CDS encoding protein-L-isoaspartate(D-aspartate) O-methyltransferase, translated as MNRIILSVFFILCLFSCKTNSISDRKSVDDTDRYYKASVAMVETQLKTRDITDKKVLQAMLKVERYKFVPKQYQKNAYDDTPLPIGYGQTISQPYIVALMTQLLNLKGNEKVLEIGTGSGYQAAILAELCKNGGAVYTIEIIPELGKGAEKLLNTMGYKNISVKIDDGYLGWPEYAPFDGIIVTCAPDEIPQPLIDQLKDSGKMVIPVGEFWQELILVKKIKGKIIKKSIIPVRFVPMIRKE; from the coding sequence ATGAATAGAATAATTTTAAGTGTGTTTTTTATTCTCTGCTTGTTTTCGTGTAAGACAAATTCTATATCAGATAGAAAAAGTGTAGACGATACAGATAGATACTACAAAGCAAGCGTAGCAATGGTGGAAACACAACTCAAAACACGAGATATTACGGACAAAAAAGTTTTACAGGCAATGCTAAAAGTGGAACGGTATAAATTTGTTCCAAAACAATATCAAAAAAATGCATATGACGATACTCCTTTACCAATTGGCTATGGTCAGACGATTTCACAACCTTATATTGTAGCATTGATGACACAATTATTGAACCTCAAGGGTAATGAAAAAGTTTTAGAAATAGGAACGGGTTCAGGATATCAAGCAGCGATATTAGCAGAATTGTGCAAAAATGGTGGAGCGGTTTATACGATAGAAATCATTCCTGAACTCGGAAAAGGCGCTGAAAAACTGTTAAATACTATGGGATATAAAAATATCTCCGTAAAAATAGATGATGGATATCTTGGCTGGCCGGAATATGCACCTTTTGATGGGATAATAGTAACCTGCGCACCTGACGAAATTCCACAACCATTAATTGACCAACTCAAAGACAGCGGAAAAATGGTAATACCAGTAGGCGAGTTTTGGCAGGAACTGATACTGGTTAAAAAAATTAAAGGAAAAATTATCAAAAAAAGTATAATCCCTGTAAGATTCGTTCCGATGATTAGAAAAGAATAA
- a CDS encoding ATP-binding protein, translating to MKKYIRKQLYDELWKALTGKINLIQAVIGPRQVGKTTLALQIFDNWKYPKIYETADQPNIPTVSWITDKWQNARNLCKKTKQPVLLILDEVQKIPKWSEVVKKLYDEDKRLHNNNHVLLLGSSALLMQRGLTESLAGRFELHRHNQWSFSECKECFSLSLDEYIYFGGYPGALLLIEDENRWANYMRESLIEPVLSKDIILSTPITKPVLMRQSFGLAVNHAAQIVSYQKMLGTLQDAGNTTTIASYLNLMSKAFLLTPLERWSGARIRRRGSIPKILVYDNGLSTSMAGVKFNTAKKDKMFWGRLVENSIGARLYFIFNKLGGEIYYWRERNNEVDYVTRLGDKIIGFEIKSGRLDKNPAALLLFKRKYKNSKTVIISNSKELTVNSEKNININEFYKNPEKYIIEL from the coding sequence ATGAAAAAATATATCCGTAAACAGTTATATGACGAATTATGGAAGGCATTAACAGGAAAGATTAATTTGATTCAAGCGGTAATCGGCCCTAGACAGGTTGGTAAAACTACGCTGGCTTTACAGATATTTGACAATTGGAAATATCCAAAAATTTACGAAACAGCCGATCAGCCAAATATACCTACAGTTAGCTGGATAACTGATAAATGGCAGAATGCAAGAAATTTATGTAAAAAAACCAAACAACCCGTGCTATTAATTTTAGATGAAGTTCAAAAAATTCCAAAATGGAGCGAAGTTGTAAAAAAATTGTATGATGAAGATAAAAGATTACATAATAATAATCATGTTTTATTATTGGGCTCATCGGCACTATTGATGCAGCGCGGATTAACAGAGAGTTTGGCTGGCCGCTTTGAATTACACAGGCATAATCAATGGTCTTTTTCTGAATGTAAAGAATGTTTTTCATTAAGTTTAGATGAATATATTTATTTCGGTGGATATCCTGGGGCGCTTTTATTAATTGAAGATGAAAACAGATGGGCAAATTATATGCGGGAATCACTTATTGAACCAGTGTTATCAAAAGATATAATTCTATCTACACCCATTACGAAGCCTGTACTGATGAGACAATCGTTTGGATTAGCTGTAAATCATGCTGCACAGATTGTGAGTTATCAGAAAATGCTTGGCACATTACAGGACGCCGGCAACACTACAACCATTGCCTCATACCTCAATTTAATGTCTAAGGCATTTCTTTTAACACCGTTAGAAAGATGGAGCGGTGCAAGAATAAGGAGAAGAGGGTCTATTCCTAAAATATTAGTATATGATAACGGGTTGAGCACCTCTATGGCTGGAGTGAAATTCAATACAGCCAAAAAAGATAAAATGTTTTGGGGACGATTGGTTGAAAATTCTATTGGTGCAAGATTGTATTTTATTTTTAACAAGTTGGGAGGCGAGATATATTACTGGCGAGAAAGGAACAACGAAGTTGATTATGTGACAAGATTAGGAGATAAAATAATAGGATTTGAAATTAAATCAGGTAGACTTGATAAAAATCCTGCTGCGTTATTATTATTTAAAAGAAAATATAAAAATTCAAAAACTGTAATTATATCCAATTCAAAAGAGCTAACAGTTAATTCTGAAAAAAACATAAATATAAATGAATTTTATAAGAATCCCGAAAAATATATTATTGAACTTTGA
- the purH gene encoding bifunctional phosphoribosylaminoimidazolecarboxamide formyltransferase/IMP cyclohydrolase, which produces MRPIKTTLISVSDKSGIIEFAKALQKQNVKIISTGGTARILKDAMIPVVTVDETTGFPEILDGRVKTLHPKIHAGILAKRTKKHLTELKKLGIDTIDMVVVNLYPFEQKPSIENIDIGGVALLRAAAKNFENVVVVCDPTDYYHIIANMKMGKIDFVFRKQLAAKAFRHIAYYDAVISNFFTDEPFPEKISIGLKKLQELRYGENPHQKAVIYQKSPACHQSGREVRSQKSEIKQLQGKELSYNNYLDLDSAFNLVCEFQKPSCVIVKHNNPCGVATAKTIFNAYKNALACDPVSAFGGIVAFNKTVDVETAKKIIKIFTECVIALNYSKDALKIFSQKQNLRVLSFRVSANTKSSICGFRSVFNDKILVQERDNKIFDKLKIVTKRKPTKQELESLKFAFTVAKHVKSNAIVLVRGTQTVGIGAGQMSRIDALHIATMKLNSIPNPQSPIPNLSLVLASDAFFPFRDVVDAASKIGVGAIIQPGGSLNDKDSIKACNEHKISMVFTGIRHFRH; this is translated from the coding sequence ATGAGACCGATTAAAACTACATTAATAAGCGTATCCGACAAATCAGGAATTATTGAGTTTGCAAAAGCATTACAAAAACAAAATGTAAAAATCATCTCAACTGGTGGTACTGCAAGAATCCTAAAAGATGCTATGATTCCAGTCGTGACGGTTGATGAAACAACTGGCTTCCCGGAAATTCTTGATGGTAGGGTAAAAACTTTACATCCTAAAATCCATGCAGGTATTCTTGCAAAAAGAACCAAAAAACATCTTACCGAGTTAAAAAAACTTGGTATAGATACGATTGATATGGTTGTTGTCAATCTTTATCCATTTGAACAAAAACCTTCTATTGAAAACATAGATATTGGCGGAGTTGCTCTTCTTCGTGCAGCAGCAAAAAATTTTGAGAATGTAGTAGTGGTCTGTGATCCGACAGATTATTATCACATTATCGCTAATATGAAAATGGGAAAAATAGATTTTGTATTCAGAAAACAACTTGCAGCAAAAGCGTTTAGGCATATTGCATATTATGACGCTGTTATTTCCAATTTTTTTACAGATGAACCTTTTCCTGAAAAAATATCAATTGGACTTAAAAAACTTCAAGAACTGCGATACGGCGAAAATCCACATCAGAAAGCAGTAATATATCAGAAGTCACCCGCCTGCCATCAGTCGGGCAGGGAAGTCAGAAGTCAGAAGTCAGAAATAAAACAATTACAAGGGAAAGAACTTTCGTATAATAATTATTTAGATTTAGATTCTGCATTTAATCTTGTTTGTGAATTCCAAAAGCCATCATGTGTGATTGTAAAACATAACAACCCTTGCGGGGTTGCAACCGCTAAAACTATCTTTAATGCATACAAAAATGCACTCGCTTGTGACCCTGTATCTGCATTCGGTGGAATTGTTGCCTTCAATAAAACTGTTGATGTAGAAACTGCAAAAAAAATAATAAAAATCTTTACAGAATGCGTAATCGCACTGAATTATTCAAAAGATGCGCTAAAAATATTTTCTCAGAAACAGAATTTACGTGTTTTATCTTTTCGTGTTTCCGCAAACACGAAAAGTTCAATATGTGGGTTTCGCAGTGTATTCAATGATAAAATACTTGTTCAAGAAAGAGATAATAAAATTTTTGATAAATTAAAAATTGTGACAAAAAGAAAACCAACAAAACAGGAATTGGAATCATTAAAATTTGCTTTTACCGTCGCAAAACATGTAAAATCAAATGCTATTGTTCTTGTTAGAGGCACTCAAACGGTAGGTATCGGTGCAGGTCAAATGTCCAGAATAGATGCCCTGCATATAGCAACCATGAAATTGAATTCAATCCCCAATCCCCAATCCCCAATCCCCAATCTCTCTTTGGTTCTTGCTTCCGACGCTTTCTTTCCATTTCGTGATGTCGTTGATGCGGCATCAAAAATCGGTGTCGGCGCGATAATTCAGCCTGGTGGCTCGCTTAACGATAAAGATTCAATCAAAGCATGTAACGAGCATAAAATTTCAATGGTATTCACAGGAATACGTCATTTCCGACATTAA
- a CDS encoding peptide chain release factor-like protein, which translates to MINFGVSLQKQKLLEEKMQKLGIYEKDIIESFIRSGGKGGQYLNKVSTCVYLKHLPTGIEIKCQKERSQLLNRFIARRILVNKIEQTILGKQSEEQQRIAKIRRQKRKRSKRAKEKILRDKQFQSLKKEMRKKIINYE; encoded by the coding sequence ATGATTAACTTCGGAGTAAGTTTGCAAAAACAGAAATTATTAGAAGAAAAAATGCAAAAATTAGGTATCTATGAAAAAGATATTATAGAAAGCTTTATTCGGTCAGGTGGTAAAGGTGGACAATATCTCAATAAAGTATCTACCTGCGTTTATCTAAAACATCTACCAACAGGTATTGAGATAAAATGTCAAAAAGAAAGGTCGCAACTTTTGAACCGTTTTATCGCAAGACGAATACTTGTAAATAAAATTGAACAAACAATTTTAGGCAAACAAAGTGAAGAACAACAACGGATAGCAAAAATCAGACGACAAAAAAGAAAACGTTCTAAACGGGCAAAAGAAAAGATTTTAAGAGATAAACAATTCCAATCGTTAAAAAAAGAAATGAGAAAAAAAATAATAAATTATGAGTAA